Below is a genomic region from Streptomyces sp. NBC_00461.
TGGGCGCGCACCCGGCTCCAGGGTGTGCGCCCCCGCCCAGCGTGGCGTGCCTGCGCCTGGTGCTTCTCGGCTACGGCTCGGCTGCGTCCCGGCTGCGGCTCGCCTACTTCTTGGGATACCTCCACGCCACCACCACGGCCACGGCGAACGCCGCGCCGACGACGAGCACCGGCCGCGGATGCCGTACCGCCGCCCTCACGACGGACCGGGCGGGCCGCGGCACGCTGTGCTCCGCCTTGTGCTCCAGTTCGCGTCCCGTCCCAGTGGCCGCGTCCTGGCCGGAATGACCTGCCTGTAGCGCCCGGTCATGCGCCTTGTGACCGGCCTGCAGCGCCCGGTCATGCGCCTTGTGACCGGCCTTCGTCGCCCCGTCCTGGAACCGGTGTCCGGCCTTGGTCGCCCCGTCGTGAACCCTGTGCCCGGCCTTGGTGGCCCTCTCCTGCGCCATGTGCCCGGCCTGCGCGGCCGAGCTGCGCAGCTGGACGGTCATCGCACCGGCCTTGTCCCGGAGGTCGGCCGCCCGAGCCCGGGCGCGTCCTTTCACATCCATTTTTCCCGCCAACTCCTCCACAGTTTCACCGAGTTGACTGCGCGTCCGCTCGATCTGCCGTCGCAGCTCATCGGGTCCCTTGGCGCCTGACGCCCCTGCCATGTCCGTCATCGGTGCGCCCTTTCCCTGATCTCCTCGACGTCGGCCCTGACGCTGCCGAGGGTCTCCTCGGGCGTGGGGGGTGCGGCGCGGCGCAGCTGAGCGCGGCCGGTCGCGGCGAGGACGGCCGCGATCGCGAACAGCACGCCCGTCACGATGAGCGCCGCGGCCCAGACCGACAGCGTCAGCGACAGGGCGGCGACGGCCGTGCCGGCCAGGGCGAGCAGACCGGCG
It encodes:
- a CDS encoding DUF3618 domain-containing protein — its product is MTDMAGASGAKGPDELRRQIERTRSQLGETVEELAGKMDVKGRARARAADLRDKAGAMTVQLRSSAAQAGHMAQERATKAGHRVHDGATKAGHRFQDGATKAGHKAHDRALQAGHKAHDRALQAGHSGQDAATGTGRELEHKAEHSVPRPARSVVRAAVRHPRPVLVVGAAFAVAVVVAWRYPKK
- a CDS encoding phage holin family protein, with protein sequence MTGTMHPGPVRDEHHSVGELVGQATEQLSRLVRQEVALAKEELAAKGRRAGRGGGLLGAAGAFAYAGLLALAGTAVAALSLTLSVWAAALIVTGVLFAIAAVLAATGRAQLRRAAPPTPEETLGSVRADVEEIRERAHR